In Mytilus edulis chromosome 7, xbMytEdul2.2, whole genome shotgun sequence, a single genomic region encodes these proteins:
- the LOC139529840 gene encoding uncharacterized protein: MKQICLFYVFSILLAQIYGNGNSTCNTEMFGGDFNAYMACKTQFALQSNWFPSPIAGLFSYLIWNGYDGFWENGCVLEPMVNFIEYANNTRYMNVVKASQRELYSLLEAYGPYPSFDDMGWYGLSYSRIYEVLGEQEFLQTAIDIFNWAWKTGWDHTYRCGGGFWFDNNFENKETITNTEFLQLAAKLYRLTKNNDFLVKMDQIYFYILRNKLINETTYLINDGATSKCKPNQSYGPTYLPGTMIGSLVEMYKISENKSHIDLAIKLANAAILNSTNITGIFTEYCDPHCNRDEILFKGIFVRNLRYLMDELDDADQREHYQNWLDFNVKAIIQFNMCDKDPISNCNITFQDGPPYFNVTGPVFSPDWNGPFTYGAPEPQTAAFDLFVASIKPETTCKGTFCSYDPSYPPPQTLTCGSHPCPSNEECCEYSPYTSYTCCTPDQKCNKQGICV; encoded by the exons ATGAAACAGATCTGCTTATTCTACGTGTTTAGCATCTTGCTAGCACAAATCTATGGCAATGGAAATAGTACATGTAATACTGAAATGTTTGGTGGGGATTTTAATGCCTACATGGCATGTAAAACACAATTTGCACTTCAATCGAATTGGTTTCCTTCACCAATAGCAGGATTATTCAGTTATTTG ATATGGAATGGTTATGATGGGTTTTGGGAGAATGGATGCGTTCTGGAACCTATGGTCAATTTCATAGAATATGCCAACAATACCAGATACATGAACGTTGTCAAGGCATCTCAACGGGAACTCTATTCCTTGCTAGAGGCCTATGGACCTTATCCTTCATTTGACGATATGGGATGGTATGGTTTAAGCTATTCAAGAATTTACGAAGTCCTTGGGGAACAAGAGTTTTTACAAACAGCAATTGACATTTTTAACTGGGCTTGGAAAACAGGCTGGGATCATACGTACAGATGTGGTGGAGGCTTTTGGTTTgataacaattttgaaaacaaagaaacaataacAAACACCGAATTTCTCCAGCTAGCTGCTAAACTTTATCGGTTGACGAAGAATAATGATTTTCTTGTGAAGATGGATCagatatacttttatattttaagaaataagcTTATAAATGAGACAACTTACTTGATCAATGACGGTGCCACAAGTAAATGTAAGCCTAACCAGTCCTATGGACCTACATATTTACCCGGCACCATGATTGGTAGTCTCGTAGAGATGTATAAAATCTCTGAAAATAAGTCACACATTGATTTAGCTATTAAACTTGCCAACGCTGCCATACTTAATAGTACAAACATAACTGGCATCTTCACAGAATATTGTGATCCACATTGTAACAGAGATGAAATCTTATTCAAAGGAATATTTGTGCGGAATTTACGATATTTAATGGACGAACTGGATGACGCAGACCAACGAGAGCACTATCAGAATTGGTTAGATTTTAATGTGAAAGCAATAATACAATTCAACATGTGCGATAAAGATCCAATATCTAACTGCAACATAACATTTCAAGACGGGCCGCCATATTTCAATGTGACAGGTCCAGTGTTTTCACCTGACTGGAATGGTCCGTTTACTTATGGTGCTCCGGAACCTCAAACAGCTGCTTTCGACCTTTTTGTTGCAAGCATTAAGCCAGAAACAACGTGTAAAGGCACCTTCTGCTCGTATGACCCTTCTTATCCTCCACCACAAACTTTGACCTGTGGTAGTCATCCATGTCCGTCCAATGAGGAGTGTTGTGAATATAGTCCCTATACATCTTATACTTGTTGTACCCCTGatcaaaaatgtaacaaacagGGTATATGTGTATAA
- the LOC139529841 gene encoding uncharacterized protein — MYIYSVWLTLMGIGVGVAGSHTANTTCTMDMFGGDFNAYMACKAQFALQSNWWPSPIAGLFSYQVWNGYDGFWEDGIALETFTNFIAFVGNNTRYQDVIKSSVRELYSLLEAYGPYPSFDDMAWYALSYVRIYEVFGWDEFLKSSIEVDDWLWKTSWDKTSNCSGGMWFDYDFRQKVSITNLECIVVAGKLFRATKNVKYLGHMKKIWKWVIENGIIDNTTYLVHDGALNNCTGNNFFGPTYLGGTLIGGLVEFYKIYKKESYLDLANKIAQAEIRNSTNIFTGTLTEWCEPNCNDDEKMFKGIFVRNLRYLMDVLKDPKQRQEYQEYLDLNIQANLLYNMCDKVPIHECNITFKDGPPFYNVSGPLFSPNWNGPFTVGAPMQQTAALDLFIAAIKPGTNCTGEYCNFSPNYPKPQPLTCKDYPCPKDQPCCQYTSTSYTCCTSDQKCLSGICT, encoded by the exons ATGTACATTTACTCAGTATGGTTAACATTGATGGGTATTGGGGTGGGCGTAGCTGGCAGCCATACCGCAAACACAACGTGTACAATGGATATGTTTGGTGGCGACTTTAATGCATATATGGCTTGTAAAGCTCAGTTTGCTCTGCAGTCAAATTGGTGGCCTTCTCCTATCGCTGGATTATTTAGTTACCAG GTATGGAATGGTTATGATGGCTTCTGGGAAGATGGCATCGCTCTAGAAACATTTACAAATTTCATTGCATTCGTGGGAAATAACACTCGGTACCAAGACGTGATAAAATCATCCGTGCGTGAACTATATTCTCTGTTAGAGGCATATGGACCGTATCCATCGTTTGACGACATGGCGTGGTACGCTCTTAGTTATGTGCGGATTTACGAAGTATTCGGATGGGACGAATTTCTCAAAAGTAGTATAGAAGTGGATGATTGGTTGTGGAAAACATCATGGGATAAGACCAGTAACTGCAGCGGAGGGATGTGGTTTGACTACGACTTTAGACAAAAAGTATCAATCACAAATCTAGAGTGCATTGTAGTGGCTGGGAAACTGTTTAGAGCAACAAAGAATGTCAAATATCTTGGACacatgaaaaaaatatggaaatgggTTATAGAAAATGGAATCATTGACAACACCACGTATTTAGTACATGATGGGGCATTGAATAATTGTACGGGAAACAATTTTTTCGGACCAACCTACCTCGGAGGAACATTAATTGGTGGTTTAGTGgagttttataaaatatacaaaaaggaATCGTATTTAGATCTCGCAAACAAAATAGCACAGGCTGAAATTCGTAATTCTACGAACATTTTTACGggtactcttactgaatggtgtGAACCTAACTGTAATGATGATGAGAAAATGTTCAAAGGGATATTTGTCCGAAATCTCCGTTATCTAATGGACGTTCTAAAAGATCCAAAACAGAGACAAGAATATCAGGAATATTTGGACTTAAATATACAAGCGAACCTGCTGTATAATATGTGCGATAAAGTTCCGATACATGAATGTAATATCACATTTAAGGATGGTCCGCCATTTTATAACGTGTCTGGTCCCTTATTTTCTCCAAACTGGAACGGACCATTTACAGTTGGTGCACCAATGCAGCAAACAGCTGCTTTAGATCTCTTTATTGCAGCAATCAAACCTGGAACAAATTGTACCGGGGAATACTGTAATTTCAGTCCAAATTATCCGAAACCACAACCACTGACTTGCAAAGATTACCCATGTCCAAAAGATCAGCCCTGTTGTCAATACACTAGTACCTCATATACTTGCTGCACGTCAGATCAGAAATGTTTAAGTGGAATATGTACTTAA